A genomic stretch from Dissulfurispira thermophila includes:
- a CDS encoding carbohydrate kinase family protein has product MNIYISGSMAYDRIMDFPGKFSDHILPDKIHILNVCFTVNGMVEKFGGTAGNIAYSLSLLGEKPIIIATIGKDYERYFEWLKKNNISTEGIKIVDEEFTACAYITTDKADNQITGFNPGAMKYQSGYEFKNPESKDSLIIIGPGNLQDMRKYAKIAKDRGIKCICDPGQSLTQWDGDSLTEWIDGSYMLITNDYELELIIKMTRIDKRRLLKMTKIIITTLSERGSLISTSEGDVQIPAVKISEILDPTGAGDAYRSGLIKGLAMGKDIETSAKMGAVAAAYAIERYGTQEHYFTYNEFVERYRSNFGEFG; this is encoded by the coding sequence ATGAACATCTATATTTCTGGTTCAATGGCTTATGATAGAATTATGGACTTTCCGGGAAAATTCTCCGACCACATCCTGCCTGATAAGATACACATCTTGAATGTATGCTTTACAGTAAATGGAATGGTAGAAAAATTTGGAGGCACTGCTGGAAACATAGCCTATTCCTTAAGCCTTCTTGGAGAAAAGCCAATAATAATAGCAACAATAGGAAAGGACTATGAAAGATATTTTGAGTGGCTAAAGAAAAATAACATCTCCACAGAAGGCATTAAAATAGTAGATGAAGAATTTACAGCATGCGCTTATATAACAACGGACAAGGCAGACAATCAAATAACGGGATTTAATCCTGGCGCAATGAAGTATCAATCAGGGTATGAATTTAAAAATCCTGAATCAAAAGACTCTTTGATAATCATTGGTCCAGGCAATCTTCAGGACATGAGAAAATATGCAAAAATAGCAAAAGACAGGGGCATTAAGTGCATTTGTGACCCCGGTCAATCGCTAACACAATGGGATGGTGATTCCCTCACGGAATGGATAGATGGCTCATATATGTTGATTACCAATGATTATGAACTTGAGCTTATTATAAAGATGACAAGGATTGACAAGAGAAGGCTCCTAAAAATGACAAAAATAATTATCACAACACTTAGTGAAAGGGGATCTCTTATAAGCACTTCTGAAGGTGATGTTCAAATACCTGCGGTAAAGATCTCAGAGATTCTTGATCCCACAGGTGCTGGAGATGCATATAGGTCAGGACTGATTAAAGGGCTTGCAATGGGTAAGGATATAGAGACCTCTGCAAAAATGGGTGCAGTAGCAGCAGCATATGCTATTGAAAGATATGGCACGCAAGAGCACTATTTTACTTATAATGAATTTGTTGAAAGATACAGAAGCAATTTTGGAGAATTTGGATGA
- a CDS encoding DUF6036 family nucleotidyltransferase: MFYEEIFKSLNKRHIDYVVVGGVALVLHGIVRLTADLDLMLSLEEKNIARFVDVMNEFGYKPRIPVKAEELLDPKKRDYWLKEKNMKVFSFYHPHEAISLIDIFIYEPVDYNELKKHSVKMKIGNFFVPVTSIDDLIRLKKISGRKQDIEDIKVLKEIKKYEKKQK, from the coding sequence ATGTTTTACGAAGAAATTTTTAAGAGTCTTAATAAAAGGCATATAGACTATGTCGTTGTCGGCGGAGTTGCTCTTGTGCTTCATGGAATTGTCCGCCTTACTGCTGATCTTGACCTTATGCTATCCCTTGAAGAAAAGAATATTGCCAGATTTGTGGATGTCATGAATGAATTTGGTTATAAGCCCAGAATTCCTGTTAAAGCAGAAGAATTATTAGACCCTAAAAAAAGAGATTATTGGCTGAAGGAAAAGAATATGAAGGTCTTTAGCTTTTACCATCCCCATGAGGCGATAAGCCTTATAGATATTTTTATTTATGAACCAGTTGACTATAATGAGCTTAAAAAACATTCTGTCAAAATGAAGATAGGAAACTTTTTTGTCCCCGTGACATCAATAGACGACCTTATAAGGTTGAAGAAAATCTCGGGTAGAAAACAAGATATTGAAGATATTAAGGTTCTGAAAGAGATAAAAAAATATGAGAAAAAACAAAAGTAA